A window of Candidatus Rokuibacteriota bacterium contains these coding sequences:
- a CDS encoding type IV toxin-antitoxin system AbiEi family antitoxin domain-containing protein: MANNNERRTLQIIRRLGVVRAADLEGQGIPRRRLYRLVRKGKVAREARGIYVVSNHPHTADHALAQVAKRVPSAVICLLTALRFHELTTQLPAEVWIALPEKARKPQLDYPRLRVKRFSGAALTEGVETHRIEGVEVRVYSAAKTVADCFKYRNKVGIDVAVEALRDFSRRYRGGA, from the coding sequence GTGGCGAACAACAACGAACGGAGAACACTCCAGATCATTCGCCGGCTCGGGGTCGTGCGGGCCGCCGACCTCGAGGGGCAGGGCATTCCGCGTCGGAGGCTGTACAGGCTCGTCCGCAAGGGCAAGGTGGCGCGTGAGGCCCGCGGGATCTACGTCGTGAGCAATCACCCTCACACTGCCGACCACGCGCTCGCCCAGGTCGCGAAGCGGGTCCCGAGCGCGGTGATCTGCCTGCTCACGGCGCTGCGCTTCCACGAGCTGACGACACAGCTTCCGGCGGAAGTGTGGATCGCCCTGCCCGAGAAAGCCCGCAAGCCGCAGCTCGACTACCCGCGGCTCAGGGTCAAGCGCTTCTCCGGGGCGGCCCTCACCGAGGGCGTCGAGACCCACAGGATCGAGGGGGTCGAGGTCCGCGTGTACTCGGCGGCCAAGACGGTCGCCGACTGCTTCAAGTACCGCAACAAGGTCGGGATCGACGTCGCCGTGGAGGCCCTGCGTGACTTCAGCCGCCGCTACCGCGGAGGCGCG